One window of the Candidatus Methylomirabilota bacterium genome contains the following:
- a CDS encoding glycosyltransferase family 4 protein: protein MTHPGLVLGLLPSIRGGLGELAKTGQDSRLIDGYLRAYASAFEEVRYFSYLDESLDAYVADPDLLARVRVMRGGMLHPWLYAILMPWRYRREMRGCSVLRVFQITGVIPALIAKRLFGVPFVTTYGFWYSRLARSGLTGTLRALLRTRVERAGLAAADAVIVTTPELGRHVGERVGSERIHLIPNGVDTMLFRPVPRAVGEPKTVLYAGRLSEEKNLGAILEAAAELAPRVKLQVTFIGDGPERPRLEARARQLQVSVTFLPFVEHARLAELMAQADVFVLPSFTEGHPKVLLEAMSCGLPCIASAVGGNLSIIEDGRTGLLFDPAVPGALAACLLRVLVSEDFAHALGRGARAEIAARYDLRVLVAREIELLRRIARSR from the coding sequence ATGACGCATCCCGGACTTGTCCTCGGGCTCCTGCCGTCGATTCGCGGAGGGTTGGGCGAGCTCGCGAAGACGGGGCAGGATTCGCGGCTCATCGACGGCTATCTCCGAGCGTACGCCTCGGCATTCGAAGAGGTCCGGTACTTCAGCTACCTCGACGAGAGCCTCGACGCCTACGTGGCTGACCCGGATCTCCTCGCGAGGGTCAGGGTCATGCGCGGCGGGATGCTCCACCCGTGGCTCTACGCCATCCTCATGCCGTGGAGGTACCGGCGGGAGATGCGGGGCTGTTCGGTGCTCCGCGTCTTTCAGATCACTGGAGTCATCCCCGCGCTCATCGCCAAGCGGCTCTTCGGCGTGCCGTTCGTGACGACGTACGGGTTCTGGTATTCGCGGCTGGCTCGCTCGGGGCTGACCGGGACGCTGCGCGCCCTGCTGCGCACCAGGGTCGAGCGGGCCGGGTTGGCCGCGGCCGATGCCGTAATCGTCACCACGCCTGAGCTCGGTCGACACGTCGGTGAGCGCGTCGGCTCGGAGCGGATCCACCTGATCCCCAACGGCGTGGACACCATGCTCTTCCGGCCGGTGCCGCGAGCGGTTGGGGAACCCAAGACGGTGCTGTACGCCGGCCGGCTCTCCGAGGAGAAGAACCTCGGCGCGATTCTCGAGGCCGCGGCCGAGCTCGCCCCGCGCGTAAAGCTCCAGGTGACCTTCATCGGCGACGGGCCTGAGCGCCCGCGACTCGAGGCCCGGGCCCGCCAGCTCCAAGTGTCGGTTACCTTCCTGCCCTTCGTCGAGCATGCCCGGCTCGCCGAGCTGATGGCCCAGGCCGATGTCTTCGTGCTTCCGTCCTTCACGGAGGGACACCCGAAGGTCCTCCTCGAAGCGATGTCCTGCGGCCTACCCTGCATCGCCTCGGCCGTGGGCGGCAATCTCTCGATCATCGAAGATGGCCGGACCGGCCTCCTCTTCGATCCCGCCGTCCCGGGCGCCCTGGCCGCATGCCTCCTCCGCGTCTTAGTGAGCGAGGACTTCGCGCACGCGCTGGGGCGGGGAGCGCGAGCGGAGATCGCCGCGCGCTACGACCTGCGCGTGCTGGTCGCGCGCGAGATCGAGCTCCTGCGCCGGATCGCCCGGAGCCGGTGA
- a CDS encoding class I SAM-dependent methyltransferase: MDLGDRRVLTVEGRRYETGYSERVVRMLIERKGARRAPPYFGYKETRGRHFLGPLLGYLRRLGAANLSVLEIGCSFGHMTEYLAEQPEVGGIWTFDTDPAFVAIGRTKVEELGLHKVREVSLFGNDETRRLPYPDGRFDLVLALGVVEHLPARNQRAQVDEYYRVLAPGGHIAILDTPNRLFPLETHSVGLPLVQWLPPRVAHAYARACRPDRYRGVGFEEFTADGTGWRNATLGDCLPSSGWAGLVDVTEEAGYGWRFFRDTARSRTRRSLLPVFGLMATFLRGLGAAPSHCLPYLNLLFRRKEAP, from the coding sequence GTGGACCTCGGCGACCGCCGGGTCCTCACGGTCGAGGGCCGCCGCTACGAGACGGGGTACAGCGAGCGCGTCGTCCGCATGCTCATCGAGCGTAAGGGCGCCCGGCGCGCGCCGCCGTACTTCGGCTACAAGGAGACGCGGGGGCGCCACTTCCTGGGCCCGCTGCTGGGCTACCTGCGGAGGCTGGGCGCGGCGAATCTGTCCGTCCTCGAGATCGGCTGCTCCTTCGGCCACATGACCGAGTACCTGGCCGAGCAGCCGGAGGTGGGCGGGATCTGGACCTTCGACACCGACCCGGCCTTCGTGGCCATCGGCAGGACCAAGGTCGAGGAGCTGGGTCTCCACAAGGTCCGGGAGGTCAGCCTGTTCGGGAACGACGAGACCCGCCGCCTGCCGTACCCGGACGGCCGCTTCGACCTCGTGCTGGCTCTCGGGGTGGTGGAGCACCTGCCGGCGCGGAACCAGCGGGCGCAGGTGGACGAGTACTACCGTGTGCTGGCGCCGGGTGGCCACATCGCGATCCTCGACACGCCGAACCGCCTCTTCCCGCTCGAGACGCACTCGGTCGGACTGCCGCTCGTCCAGTGGCTGCCGCCGCGCGTGGCCCATGCGTACGCGCGCGCCTGTCGTCCCGACCGCTACCGTGGAGTCGGCTTCGAGGAGTTCACCGCCGACGGCACGGGATGGCGGAACGCGACACTCGGCGACTGCCTGCCGTCATCCGGCTGGGCCGGGCTCGTGGACGTCACGGAGGAGGCGGGCTACGGGTGGCGCTTCTTTCGGGACACGGCGCGCTCCCGCACGCGGCGGTCGCTACTGCCAGTTTTCGGGCTCATGGCGACCTTCCTGCGCGGTCTCGGGGCGGCGCCGTCCCACTGCCTGCCGTACCTGAACCTGCTATTCAGGAGGAAGGAGGCGCCCTAA
- a CDS encoding MBOAT family protein has protein sequence MVFNSNIFLFAFLPVVFGLFWLLKGRQARYVLLTVSGYVFYGYWDWRFCFLLLFSSLLSFYAALLIERSASLRARRAWMTLSISADLTLLGFFKYYNFFASSLHAAIPGIAPPLLHIILPVGISFYTFHTMSYILDVAEGRIRATSNLFEYLTYVSLFSQLVAGPIVRFRQIEQDLEHIEGPPREDFMARGIGFFLVGLIKKAVVADSIAMYLDPALASYSTLSTAGAWLAALGYTFQIYYDFSGYSDMAVGLGYLFGLHIPQNFNAPYRALGPRDFWRRWHISLSTWLRDYLYIPLGGSRFGETRMMINLLVTMLLGGLWHGANWTFVVWGAYHGMLLIVERVLDRWLTRVPTAMRRAGTFVLVVFSWVLFRSDSLDMAGQWMARMLGIGAGTQSAPPSLIVLVALCLVAVNTVPETWDIRFGIRYRWAPVYALGFLLAYLFVNGRHSVFLYYQF, from the coding sequence ATGGTCTTCAATTCGAATATCTTTCTCTTTGCCTTCCTGCCGGTTGTCTTCGGTCTCTTCTGGCTCTTGAAGGGGAGGCAGGCGCGCTACGTCCTGCTGACTGTCAGCGGGTACGTTTTCTACGGGTACTGGGACTGGCGCTTCTGCTTCCTGCTTCTCTTCTCGAGCTTGTTGAGCTTCTACGCGGCACTGCTGATCGAGCGCTCGGCGAGCCTGCGGGCCAGGCGGGCGTGGATGACGCTGTCGATCTCGGCGGACCTGACGCTCCTTGGGTTCTTCAAGTACTACAACTTCTTTGCCTCGTCGCTGCACGCGGCAATTCCCGGGATCGCCCCGCCCCTGCTGCACATCATCCTGCCGGTCGGGATCAGCTTCTACACGTTCCACACGATGTCGTACATCCTCGACGTCGCCGAGGGGCGGATCAGGGCGACCAGCAACCTGTTCGAATACCTCACATACGTCAGCCTGTTCTCCCAGCTCGTCGCGGGACCGATCGTCCGGTTCCGGCAGATCGAGCAGGACCTGGAGCACATCGAGGGGCCACCGCGGGAGGACTTCATGGCGCGCGGGATCGGCTTCTTTTTGGTCGGCCTGATCAAGAAGGCGGTCGTCGCCGACTCTATCGCCATGTATCTCGATCCTGCCCTCGCCTCCTACTCGACGCTGTCGACTGCGGGCGCGTGGCTCGCCGCCCTGGGCTACACCTTTCAGATCTACTACGACTTCAGCGGGTACTCGGATATGGCGGTCGGTCTCGGATACCTGTTCGGGCTCCACATCCCTCAGAACTTCAACGCTCCCTACCGGGCCCTCGGCCCGCGGGATTTCTGGCGCCGCTGGCATATCAGCCTGTCGACCTGGCTGCGCGATTACCTCTACATCCCCTTGGGCGGTAGCCGGTTCGGCGAAACCCGGATGATGATCAACCTGCTGGTGACGATGCTGCTCGGCGGCTTGTGGCACGGCGCGAACTGGACCTTCGTCGTCTGGGGCGCATACCACGGCATGTTGCTGATTGTGGAGCGGGTGCTCGACCGGTGGCTGACCCGGGTGCCGACGGCGATGCGGCGAGCGGGTACCTTCGTGCTGGTCGTCTTCTCCTGGGTGCTGTTCCGCTCGGACAGCTTGGACATGGCGGGGCAGTGGATGGCCAGGATGTTGGGGATCGGCGCGGGGACCCAGAGCGCGCCTCCCTCGCTGATCGTGCTGGTGGCGCTGTGCCTGGTGGCGGTCAATACGGTGCCCGAGACCTGGGACATACGATTTGGGATCCGCTATCGCTGGGCTCCGGTCTATGCCCTCGGGTTCCTCTTAGCGTATCTCTTCGTCAATGGCCGGCACAGCGTATTTCTCTATTATCAGTTCTGA
- a CDS encoding radical SAM protein, with amino-acid sequence MITLINPPGIKTFSGLQMHTPNPPLGLAYIAAAIKDAGLPYQVIDGTGLALDVVRPYPDRDDFMIQGLSFDEITARIHPDAEVIGVACMFSTLWPLVNKMAWAVREKFPNAWMVLGGEHGTAVPENVLKVSPFDAVVLGEGEDTVVELLRARREGRPLAQVRGIAFKDGDRVVKTGLSARKKDVDKIAPPDWDSFPIEEYIARHQINGANMGRSMPLLATRGCPFQCTFCSNPGMWTQRWIPRDPKLVADEMELYARKYRVTNFDFQDLTSIIKRQWIVDFCQELIARDLFITWQMPSGTRADVFDAEVADLLYRSGCRALAFAPESGSPEILKVIKKQVDLPRMLESMRIAVNRGLKLSCFIVIGFPDDTPDTLRQTTRLICKMAWLGVYDVAVSKFVPYPGSELFTRLQREGKIELDDDFFVSPMDFYTQKAPSYAVAISTRRLYRTMMWMFWNFYLLSFLFRPLRVIRTLVKAVTTGTEDTRYAKWFVDRVYTRRRWRKLAETAQR; translated from the coding sequence ATGATCACCCTGATCAATCCGCCGGGTATCAAAACCTTCTCGGGGCTGCAGATGCACACGCCCAACCCGCCGCTGGGGCTTGCCTACATCGCAGCCGCGATCAAGGACGCGGGACTGCCCTACCAGGTCATCGACGGCACCGGCCTAGCCCTCGACGTCGTGCGTCCCTATCCCGACCGCGACGACTTCATGATCCAGGGGCTGTCCTTCGACGAGATCACGGCCCGCATCCATCCCGACGCCGAGGTGATCGGCGTCGCCTGCATGTTCTCCACGCTGTGGCCGCTCGTGAACAAGATGGCCTGGGCGGTGCGGGAGAAGTTCCCCAACGCCTGGATGGTCCTGGGCGGCGAGCACGGCACCGCGGTGCCCGAGAACGTGCTGAAGGTCAGCCCCTTCGACGCGGTGGTGCTGGGCGAGGGCGAGGACACCGTGGTCGAGCTGCTCCGCGCGAGGCGCGAGGGGCGGCCGCTGGCGCAGGTCAGGGGCATCGCGTTCAAGGACGGCGACCGGGTCGTCAAGACCGGGCTCTCGGCGCGGAAGAAGGACGTGGACAAGATCGCGCCGCCCGACTGGGATTCGTTCCCCATCGAGGAGTACATCGCGCGGCACCAGATCAACGGCGCCAACATGGGGCGCTCCATGCCGCTCCTGGCGACGCGCGGCTGCCCGTTTCAGTGCACCTTCTGCTCCAATCCCGGCATGTGGACCCAGCGCTGGATTCCGCGCGACCCCAAGCTCGTCGCCGACGAGATGGAGCTCTACGCCCGCAAGTACCGGGTGACGAACTTCGACTTCCAGGACCTGACCTCGATCATCAAGCGGCAGTGGATCGTGGACTTCTGCCAGGAGTTGATCGCGCGCGACCTGTTCATCACCTGGCAGATGCCGAGCGGCACGCGTGCCGACGTGTTCGACGCGGAGGTCGCGGACCTCCTGTACCGCTCGGGCTGCCGGGCGCTCGCCTTCGCGCCCGAGAGCGGCTCGCCCGAGATCCTCAAGGTCATCAAGAAGCAGGTGGACCTCCCGCGGATGCTCGAGTCCATGAGGATCGCCGTCAACCGCGGGCTCAAGCTCTCCTGCTTCATCGTCATCGGCTTCCCCGACGACACGCCGGACACGCTCAGGCAAACGACCCGGCTCATCTGCAAGATGGCCTGGCTCGGGGTCTACGACGTCGCCGTGTCGAAATTCGTGCCGTACCCGGGCTCGGAGCTCTTCACGCGGCTCCAGCGCGAGGGCAAGATCGAGCTCGACGACGACTTCTTCGTCTCCCCGATGGATTTCTACACCCAGAAGGCGCCCTCGTACGCCGTCGCCATCAGCACGCGCCGGCTGTACCGGACCATGATGTGGATGTTCTGGAACTTCTACCTGCTGTCGTTCCTGTTCCGCCCGCTCCGGGTGATCCGGACCCTCGTCAAGGCCGTCACCACGGGCACCGAGGACACGCGGTACGCGAAGTGGTTCGTGGACCGCGTCTACACCCGCCGCCGCTGGCGCAAGCTGGCGGAAACCGCGCAGCGCTGA
- a CDS encoding GDP-L-fucose synthase: protein MITGGAGFFGSFVVDRLRAVGAKEIFVPRSRDYDLVDPVAVRRAYRDASPDIVIHLAAVVGGIGANQKHPGDFFYKNLMMGAQMMEQGRLAGIEKLVAIGTVCSYPKFTPVPFKESDLWIGYPEETNAPYGLAKKMLMVQSHAYRQEYGFNSINLLPVNLYGPRDNFDVESSHVIPALIRKCLEAKRAGAPSVACWGTGRPTREFLYVEDAAEAVVLAAERYNTSEPVNLGSGSEISTLELAELIKAITGYAGPLVWDASRPDGQPRRALDTSRAAEAFGFKARTPFKVGLERTVEWYLGQGGGRS from the coding sequence ATGATCACCGGCGGCGCGGGATTCTTCGGATCCTTCGTGGTCGACCGCCTCCGGGCCGTGGGCGCGAAGGAGATCTTCGTGCCGCGGAGCCGGGACTACGATCTGGTGGACCCCGTGGCGGTGCGGCGCGCCTACCGCGACGCGAGCCCGGACATCGTGATCCACCTGGCGGCCGTCGTGGGCGGCATCGGCGCCAATCAGAAGCATCCCGGCGACTTCTTCTACAAGAACCTGATGATGGGCGCCCAGATGATGGAGCAGGGGCGGCTCGCGGGCATCGAGAAGCTCGTCGCCATCGGCACCGTCTGCTCCTATCCGAAGTTCACGCCGGTGCCGTTCAAGGAGTCGGACCTCTGGATCGGCTACCCGGAAGAGACCAATGCGCCCTACGGGCTGGCGAAGAAGATGCTGATGGTCCAGTCCCACGCCTACCGTCAGGAGTACGGCTTCAACTCGATCAACCTGCTGCCGGTCAACCTCTACGGGCCGCGCGACAACTTCGACGTCGAGAGCTCGCACGTCATCCCCGCGCTCATCCGCAAGTGCCTCGAGGCCAAGCGCGCCGGGGCGCCGTCGGTCGCGTGCTGGGGCACGGGCCGGCCGACGCGCGAGTTCCTCTACGTTGAGGACGCGGCGGAAGCCGTCGTGCTGGCCGCCGAGCGCTACAATACGAGCGAGCCGGTCAACCTGGGCTCCGGCTCTGAGATCTCCACGCTCGAGCTGGCCGAGCTGATCAAGGCGATCACGGGATACGCGGGGCCGCTCGTCTGGGACGCCAGCCGCCCCGACGGCCAACCGCGGCGGGCGCTGGACACCTCCCGGGCCGCCGAGGCGTTCGGATTCAAGGCGCGGACGCCGTTCAAGGTCGGCCTCGAGCGCACCGTCGAGTGGTACCTCGGCCAGGGAGGCGGCCGCTCCTAG
- a CDS encoding glycosyltransferase: MTASDAIRWARRVRSERPPAALDEYLAGFEAFFNDYAGRVEYWRARNPGYHESIASLARFYVPRGARVLEVGCGTGDLLASLAPSEGVGIDLSAAMVARASERHPHLEFRHEAAERLDLPGREFDYIILSDLVGYLFDIRGALERLRAVSHPGTRIIINWYSRVWQPVVHLLEALRLKYPLPLLNWTTVGDVENLLRLAGFETVRARGHILLPLRLGPISRWANRFLAHLPIVRWFVWTNWVVARPIPRATSDPPSVTVVCPCRNEKGNIEQAVRRLPALGSRTELIFVEGHSKDDTLEECRRVAAAHPELDIKVMVQSGKGKGDAVRLGFAHATGDMLIILDADLSVAPEDLPQFYEAMVSGAGEFAMGSRLVYTMDPRAMRFLNLLGNRFFGLLLSVLIGQPIKDTLCGTKVIWREDYTHLAAGRTHFGDFDPYGDFDLIFGAAKLNLRIVEIPVRYRERTYGAPNISRFADGWLLLRMSALAAGRLFFAA, translated from the coding sequence GTGACAGCCAGCGACGCGATCCGCTGGGCGCGCCGGGTGCGGAGCGAGCGGCCGCCGGCCGCGCTGGACGAGTACCTCGCCGGCTTCGAAGCCTTCTTCAACGACTACGCGGGGCGCGTCGAATACTGGCGCGCCCGCAACCCCGGCTACCACGAGTCCATCGCGTCGCTGGCGCGCTTCTACGTGCCTCGCGGCGCCCGCGTGCTCGAGGTCGGCTGCGGCACGGGCGACCTCCTGGCCTCCCTCGCGCCTTCGGAAGGCGTCGGCATCGACCTCTCCGCCGCCATGGTGGCCCGCGCGTCGGAGCGCCACCCCCATCTCGAGTTCCGCCACGAGGCGGCCGAACGCCTCGACCTGCCCGGCCGCGAGTTCGACTACATTATCCTGTCCGATCTCGTCGGCTACCTCTTCGACATCCGGGGCGCGCTCGAGCGCCTGAGGGCCGTCTCGCACCCCGGGACGCGCATCATCATCAACTGGTACAGCCGTGTCTGGCAGCCCGTGGTACATCTCCTCGAAGCCCTCCGGCTCAAGTACCCGCTCCCGCTCCTCAACTGGACGACCGTCGGCGACGTCGAGAACCTGCTGCGGCTCGCCGGCTTCGAAACGGTGCGCGCGCGCGGCCACATCCTCCTGCCGCTCCGGCTCGGGCCGATCAGCCGCTGGGCCAACCGCTTCCTCGCGCACCTGCCCATCGTCCGCTGGTTCGTGTGGACCAACTGGGTGGTCGCCAGGCCGATCCCGCGCGCCACGTCGGACCCGCCAAGCGTGACGGTCGTCTGCCCGTGCCGCAACGAGAAGGGCAACATCGAGCAGGCCGTGCGCCGGCTCCCGGCCCTCGGCTCCCGGACGGAGCTCATCTTCGTCGAGGGGCACTCGAAGGACGACACACTCGAGGAGTGCCGGCGCGTGGCGGCGGCCCATCCGGAGCTGGACATCAAGGTCATGGTCCAGAGCGGCAAGGGCAAGGGCGACGCGGTGCGGCTCGGCTTCGCGCACGCGACGGGGGACATGCTCATCATTCTCGACGCCGACCTCTCGGTCGCGCCCGAGGACCTGCCGCAGTTCTACGAGGCCATGGTGTCGGGAGCGGGGGAGTTCGCGATGGGCTCGCGCCTCGTCTACACCATGGACCCCAGGGCCATGCGCTTCCTGAACCTGCTCGGCAACCGCTTCTTCGGCCTCCTGCTGAGCGTCCTGATCGGCCAGCCCATCAAGGACACGCTCTGCGGCACCAAGGTCATCTGGCGCGAGGACTACACCCATCTCGCGGCCGGCCGGACCCACTTCGGCGACTTCGATCCGTACGGCGACTTCGACCTGATCTTCGGAGCCGCCAAGCTCAACCTGCGCATCGTGGAGATCCCCGTGCGCTACCGCGAGCGCACGTACGGGGCGCCGAATATCAGCCGCTTCGCCGACGGGTGGCTGCTCCTGCGTATGTCCGCGCTGGCGGCGGGGCGCCTCTTCTTCGCGGCATGA
- a CDS encoding class I SAM-dependent methyltransferase has translation MSDAATLARHRAAWQARPELRSVYREWFDRLLAAVAARRPVVEVGSGPGFFKERAPSLVATDVVSGLSVDVRCDADILPFRSDSVGAIVMVDTLHHLPRPLDFLSEAARVLKPGGRLAMVEPWITAPSWVLYRFFHHEECRLGVDVARPFGSDPKAALDGNAAIPYLLLARLRGAGLPLHLVRAEPFVGLPYLATFGFKVGRPLPGFFQALARAGEAALRPLARWVATRIFVVLEKPA, from the coding sequence ATGAGCGATGCCGCGACCCTGGCGCGGCATCGCGCCGCGTGGCAGGCGCGCCCCGAGCTCCGCTCCGTGTACCGCGAGTGGTTCGACCGGCTGCTGGCGGCGGTGGCCGCCCGCCGCCCGGTGGTCGAGGTCGGCTCCGGCCCAGGCTTCTTCAAGGAGCGCGCGCCATCGCTCGTCGCCACCGACGTCGTCTCGGGGCTCTCCGTCGACGTCCGCTGCGACGCCGACATCCTGCCTTTCCGCTCGGACAGCGTGGGAGCCATCGTAATGGTGGACACGCTCCATCATCTGCCGCGGCCGCTCGACTTCCTCTCCGAGGCCGCGCGCGTGCTCAAGCCGGGCGGCAGGCTCGCGATGGTCGAGCCATGGATCACGGCGCCGTCCTGGGTGCTCTATAGGTTCTTCCACCACGAGGAGTGCCGGCTGGGCGTGGACGTGGCGCGGCCCTTCGGCTCGGACCCCAAGGCCGCCCTCGACGGTAACGCCGCGATCCCGTACCTGCTTCTGGCCAGGCTCCGCGGGGCCGGCCTGCCGCTTCACCTCGTGAGGGCGGAGCCTTTCGTCGGCCTGCCCTACCTGGCGACCTTCGGCTTCAAGGTCGGGAGGCCGCTGCCGGGCTTCTTCCAGGCCCTGGCCCGCGCGGGCGAGGCGGCGCTCCGCCCGCTGGCGCGCTGGGTGGCCACGCGCATCTTCGTGGTCCTGGAGAAGCCGGCGTAA
- a CDS encoding class I SAM-dependent methyltransferase yields MKSGPWRFLLYLVLPQPAKLALLPDELRGQLDRINLAANVGMYSGQGATAYDATHRYAEAEHHEYPAQQLVEDVWPGRGYGRALELGAGSGYFTRMIARRADAVTAVEPVPDMRRVLREGCEAHGIGNVEILEASAAELPDRLPPHSVDSAIVIQSLHHMHRRREVFEALGQVVRPGGRLLMVEPHHNLRRIVRLARKWLKYYRAREYWSREINWGTHDFLTCGELRVLCRGGGFERPRITGYWFPYMSRLVPDPTRRFRLESRLGRLPGLRHMAGVLAIETRRRGPAPP; encoded by the coding sequence GTGAAGAGCGGCCCCTGGCGTTTCCTGCTGTACCTCGTGCTGCCCCAGCCGGCCAAGCTGGCGCTCCTGCCAGATGAGCTCCGGGGACAGCTCGACCGGATCAACCTCGCGGCCAACGTCGGGATGTATTCGGGCCAGGGCGCCACCGCGTACGATGCGACCCATCGGTATGCCGAGGCGGAGCACCACGAGTACCCGGCACAGCAGCTGGTGGAGGATGTCTGGCCGGGGCGAGGCTATGGCCGCGCGCTCGAGCTTGGCGCCGGCAGCGGGTATTTCACACGCATGATCGCGCGCCGGGCCGACGCCGTGACGGCTGTCGAGCCCGTGCCCGACATGCGGCGCGTGCTCCGGGAGGGGTGTGAGGCGCACGGCATCGGCAATGTCGAGATCCTGGAGGCGTCCGCGGCCGAGCTTCCCGATCGCCTGCCGCCGCACTCGGTCGACTCGGCGATCGTGATCCAGTCGCTGCACCATATGCATCGGCGGCGAGAGGTGTTCGAGGCGCTGGGGCAGGTGGTGCGCCCGGGCGGCCGACTCCTCATGGTCGAGCCTCACCATAACCTTCGGCGCATCGTGCGGCTTGCGCGCAAGTGGCTCAAGTACTACCGCGCGCGCGAGTACTGGTCGCGCGAGATCAACTGGGGGACCCACGACTTCCTCACCTGCGGGGAGCTTAGGGTCCTGTGTCGAGGCGGAGGCTTCGAGCGACCCCGCATCACGGGGTACTGGTTCCCCTACATGAGTCGGCTCGTGCCGGATCCGACGCGGCGGTTTCGTCTCGAGTCCCGTCTCGGCCGCCTCCCCGGGCTGCGCCACATGGCGGGAGTGCTGGCCATTGAAACTCGCCGGCGCGGCCCGGCGCCGCCGTGA
- a CDS encoding glycosyltransferase → MLMGVWNGAPQVREAIESVLSQTAADLELVVVDDDSTDATPAILGSFRDPRLQVIRRARGGLTSALNAALRLSRAPLVARLDADDLALPERLERQLTFLSAHPDVGLVGTAAREVDASGREVAIVRPPADDAGIRRALIRRNPFVHSSVVMRRAAVEQAGGYDEAFPVAQDYDLWMRMSRVTRMANLSDPLIVRRLRPGRVSEARDTERLRAEASVRWRAVRSGAYPPWCALFVLRPILAQAVPPGARRVLRRLGGR, encoded by the coding sequence GTGCTGATGGGGGTCTGGAACGGGGCGCCCCAGGTGCGGGAGGCCATCGAGAGCGTCCTCTCCCAGACGGCGGCCGACCTCGAGCTGGTCGTGGTCGACGACGACTCCACGGATGCGACGCCAGCGATCCTCGGGTCCTTCCGCGATCCCAGGCTCCAGGTGATCCGGCGCGCGCGCGGCGGCCTCACCTCGGCGCTGAACGCCGCGCTCCGGCTCTCGCGGGCTCCCCTCGTGGCGCGCCTCGACGCCGACGACCTGGCGCTGCCCGAGCGCCTGGAGCGGCAGCTGACCTTTCTCTCGGCGCATCCGGATGTCGGGCTGGTCGGCACGGCAGCGCGCGAGGTCGACGCCTCCGGACGCGAGGTCGCGATCGTGCGTCCCCCAGCGGACGATGCGGGGATCCGGCGCGCCCTCATCCGCCGTAATCCGTTCGTCCACTCCTCGGTCGTGATGAGACGGGCCGCCGTGGAGCAGGCGGGCGGGTACGACGAAGCCTTCCCTGTCGCCCAGGACTACGACCTGTGGATGCGGATGAGCCGCGTGACGCGCATGGCGAACCTGTCGGACCCGCTGATCGTCCGCCGGCTCCGCCCCGGGCGGGTATCCGAGGCGCGCGACACCGAGCGCCTCAGGGCGGAGGCGAGCGTCAGGTGGCGGGCGGTGCGGAGCGGGGCATACCCGCCCTGGTGCGCGCTCTTCGTCCTCCGCCCGATCCTCGCCCAGGCTGTCCCGCCCGGCGCGCGCCGTGTCCTCCGCCGCCTCGGCGGCCGGTGA
- a CDS encoding GDP-mannose 4,6-dehydratase, giving the protein MRVLITGITGFVGSHMAEYALAKGAQVFGSNRWRSKTENIEHLRSKVTFIESDLRDLSSVRALLETSVPDYVVHLAAQSFVGVSWHAPAETLTTNILSQLNLLEALRGLKMSPRLLAVGSSEEYGLVLEGEVPITETNPLRPLSPYAVSKVTQDMMAYQYFKSYGLPIIRTRAFNHEGPRRGDVFVTSNFARQVAEIEAGLREPVVYVGDLTPRRDYSDVRDIVRGYWLLLERGEPGEVYNLCSGRSWSIQQVLDFVLNLSTVKGITVKTDPARLRPSDVMILEGDPTKMHTATGWKVEIPFERTLTELLDYWRQRTRASR; this is encoded by the coding sequence ATGCGAGTGCTGATCACCGGCATCACCGGGTTCGTCGGGAGCCACATGGCCGAGTACGCCCTGGCCAAGGGCGCCCAGGTCTTCGGCTCGAACCGGTGGCGCAGCAAGACGGAGAACATCGAGCACCTGCGCTCGAAGGTGACCTTCATCGAGTCCGACCTCAGGGACCTGTCCTCGGTCCGGGCCCTGCTCGAGACCTCGGTCCCCGACTACGTCGTGCACCTGGCGGCCCAGAGCTTCGTGGGCGTGTCCTGGCACGCGCCGGCGGAGACGCTGACGACCAACATCCTGTCCCAGCTCAACCTGCTGGAGGCCCTCCGCGGCCTCAAGATGTCGCCGCGCCTCCTGGCGGTGGGCTCGAGCGAGGAGTACGGGCTGGTCCTCGAGGGCGAGGTGCCCATCACGGAGACCAATCCGCTCCGGCCGCTGTCGCCGTACGCCGTCAGCAAGGTCACGCAGGACATGATGGCCTACCAGTACTTCAAGAGCTACGGTCTGCCGATCATTCGCACGCGGGCCTTCAACCACGAAGGGCCCCGGCGCGGCGACGTCTTCGTCACGTCGAACTTCGCCCGGCAGGTGGCCGAGATCGAGGCCGGGCTGCGCGAGCCCGTGGTCTATGTCGGCGATCTCACCCCGCGCCGCGACTACTCCGACGTGCGCGACATCGTGCGCGGCTACTGGCTCCTGCTCGAGCGCGGGGAGCCCGGCGAAGTCTACAACCTCTGTTCGGGGCGGTCGTGGTCCATCCAGCAGGTGCTCGACTTCGTGCTGAATCTCTCCACGGTCAAGGGGATCACGGTCAAGACCGACCCGGCGCGGCTGCGCCCCTCCGACGTCATGATCCTCGAGGGGGACCCGACCAAGATGCACACGGCCACCGGCTGGAAGGTGGAGATTCCCTTCGAGCGCACGCTCACGGAGCTCCTGGACTACTGGCGGCAGCGGACCCGCGCGTCCCGCTGA